The following coding sequences are from one Anguilla anguilla isolate fAngAng1 chromosome 12, fAngAng1.pri, whole genome shotgun sequence window:
- the mpzl3 gene encoding myelin protein zero-like protein 3: protein MGWRIPWRLCPNNAVFHCLIIGLAVCQVCPIEVRTSSEVEAVNGSSVTLTCTFKSSSQISSRVSVDWSYRPLSGGPTRSFFYFSSTPHLSLQGQFKGRVRWLGNPAGGDGSIQLLNASFTDNGTYTCDVKNPPDVHGTPSQIRLSVVPKQLAVRFTDVAVLMGLVLLPSAIIAPILLGRMWCCSKSCGVQRAKPVPSPIEVKEGEAAVYMDPTHKEKHIGCCELYCRDFDDEYYFHDERLQGGATDAETEC from the exons cggtgtGCCAGGTGTGTCCCATCGAGGTGCGTACCTCCTCTGAGGTGGAGGCGGTCAACGGGAGCTCCGTCACCCTCACCTGCACGTTCAAGTCCAGCAGCCAAATCAGCAGCCGCGTGTCGGTGGACTGGTCCTACCGGCCCCTGAGTGGGGGCCCCACCCGCTCC tTCTTCTACTTCTCTTCTACACCCCATCTATCCCTGCAGGGGCAGTTTAAGGGGCGCGTGAGGTGGCTGGGGAACCCCGCCGGGGGGGATGGCTCAATCCAGCTGCTGAATGCCAGCTTCACTGACAACGGCACCTACACCTGCGATGTCAAGAACCCCCCTGACGTCCACGGTACCCCCAGCCAGATTCGGCTGTCCGTCGTGCCCAAAC AGCTCGCTGTCCGCTTCACTGACGTGGCCGTCCTGATGGGCCTGGTACTGCTGCCGTCGGCCATCATCGCTCCCATCCTGCTGGGTCGGATGTGGTGCTGCTCCAAGAGCTGTGGGGTCCAACGGGCCAAACCTGTCCCCTCCCCCATCGAGGTCAAAGAGGG AGAGGCGGCTGTCTATATGGACCCAACTCACAAAGAGAAGCATATCGGATGCTGTGAGCTCTACTGCCGG GACTTTGACGACGAGTATTACTTCCACGATGAAAGGCTGCAGGGAGGGGCAACTGACGCAGAGACTGAGTGTTAG